The Tumebacillus amylolyticus genome contains a region encoding:
- a CDS encoding reverse transcriptase domain-containing protein — MNQLGLDKELEMYSNVLMDSGLPVIYSLKHFSLMAGVDRTRLLRITEQRDRNYHRFLLEKRAGGFREILTPKPLLKRIQRLIYVNILATVELDQSCLGFREGRSIKDNAQIHANQDAVMKVDLYRFFDTISEKRVYGMFKSLGYHTNLSVDFAKLTTLHPSEQYYLEIMNDKNLPDHYPDPHFARLPQGAPTSPVISNIIARNLDFRLRKLAEKLGVNYSRYADDITFSGVLTKLPKIHLINDIVRSEGFFINGSKISLRKKGTKQLVTGLTVSNGVHVPKKYKQETWRHLYYSKKYGAKDHLRRIGKTGISGFEEWLLGRIHFIRSIEPEVGDAMLEKYEVIDWSLI, encoded by the coding sequence GTGAACCAGTTAGGTTTAGACAAAGAACTTGAAATGTATTCAAATGTTTTGATGGATAGTGGGTTACCTGTTATCTATTCTTTGAAACACTTCTCATTAATGGCTGGTGTAGACAGAACTAGGTTATTACGTATTACCGAACAAAGGGATCGGAATTATCATAGGTTCCTTTTGGAAAAAAGAGCAGGAGGTTTTCGCGAGATTCTAACGCCTAAACCTTTATTAAAAAGAATTCAGAGATTGATATACGTAAATATATTGGCTACTGTTGAGCTGGATCAAAGTTGCTTAGGTTTCCGAGAGGGTAGATCCATAAAGGATAACGCGCAGATTCATGCCAATCAAGACGCCGTAATGAAAGTAGACTTGTATAGGTTTTTTGATACGATCTCTGAAAAACGGGTTTATGGAATGTTTAAAAGCCTCGGCTATCACACTAACCTATCAGTTGATTTTGCGAAACTTACTACGCTGCATCCATCTGAACAGTATTACTTAGAAATTATGAATGATAAAAATTTGCCGGATCATTATCCTGATCCACATTTTGCTAGATTACCTCAAGGAGCACCAACAAGCCCGGTGATCTCAAATATTATTGCACGTAATCTTGACTTTCGGTTAAGAAAACTTGCTGAAAAACTGGGAGTGAATTACTCCAGATATGCAGATGATATAACTTTTTCTGGAGTTTTAACCAAGTTGCCAAAAATTCATCTGATTAACGATATAGTTAGGAGTGAGGGTTTCTTTATTAATGGATCTAAAATATCTTTGCGAAAGAAAGGTACGAAACAACTTGTAACTGGGCTAACTGTATCAAATGGTGTTCATGTTCCTAAGAAGTATAAACAGGAAACCTGGAGGCATTTGTATTACTCCAAAAAATACGGTGCTAAAGATCATTTAAGACGAATTGGAAAAACGGGGATTTCAGGATTTGAGGAGTGGCTCTTGGGAAGAATTCATTTTATTAGATCAATAGAACCAGAAGTTGGGGATGCAATGTTAGAAAAATATGAAGTCATTGATTGGAGTTTGATTTAA